The following nucleotide sequence is from Dehalogenimonas formicexedens.
GACAGGTCAGTCGTTGTCAAAATGATCAGGGCGGTTACGATGGTGGTGACCACGAAGGTCACAAACGAAAGCAAGGCTCCCCGGGTGGCGGCTTTTTGCAGGGTAGTGAAACTGATGCCGAGGCCGCTGTGAAACAGGATAACGATCAAGGTTAGAGTCATGAAGACGACCCCGACCTGCCCGATATCCTGAGGGGTTATGATCCCGAAAAGCGGGCCAAGGCACAGGCCAACCAGAATGAGCCATAACACATCCGGAATCTTGGTGCGATTGAAAACCGCGGCGAAAATGTGCGCCAGAAAGTAGAGGGCGCCAAAGAATAAAACAAGAAGGGCAAGTCCCAAATGACTCTCCTAGAGGGCGGTATTGCCGTCAATCGAGGATACTATAGCCGGACCGCCGATTCAAGACCTGAACCGGTCAAACACAAATAAATTCCGTCCGTTGCGCTTAGGAAAAGCCGCCGGCAGGCCTGTTTTGGTCTAAAAAATCCTGCAGGATGACGGCCGCGGCGACGGCGTCATCGCGCTGCTTGAAAAATGCCTTTTTCTTTTTCCGGTTTGTTTTCATGATTTCCTGGGCGTCGGCGGTGGAGAAACGCTCGTCCTGGAACAGTACCGGGACATCTGTCAGGGAAGCGACCTGGGAGGCAAAATGCTGAACATGCTCCGCCTGGTTGCCGATATGACCGCTCATCAGCCTGGGCAGACCGATCACAACCTTGCCGGCCTGGTATTCGTTGACCAGTTTGATCACCGTTTCGGAGTCCGAAAAATCGTCTCGCCGTTCAAGCACCACCAGCGGACGGGCGATAATGCCCATGGGGTCGGAAAGGGCCACCCCTAGCCACTTATCGCCGACATCAAGACCGATAATGCGTTCAAGCATGGACGGAGAATATTACCAATACCCAATACTACCATAATACAAATTTCAAATCGCCCCGCACCGGGCACGGCATGACGTGCCCCTTCAAGAAAATGGGTGCCCCCTATACTTCAATTCCTTTCCCGCCAGGGTAGAGGGAAATGGGAAGAATTATTTGATGAATTGGTTGACTGCGTCCAAGGCGGCCGGGAGCTTGGAAACGTCACGACCGCCGCCCTGGGCAAGATTCGGCCTGCCGCCGCCGCCGCCACCGGCGATCTCGGACATCTTCTTGATGATATTTCCAGCGTGATAACCCATCGAAACCAGTTCGGGAGCCACCACGCAAAGAAAAACAGGCTTATCGGCGTGGCTCGAACCCAGTACAATCAAAGCAGGCGCCAGGCGGTCGCGAAGAATATCGGCCATATCGCGCAGGGTCTCCAGGCTGGCTTCACCGACTGAAGCGATCAGGAGTTTGCCGCCGTTGATATCCCTGGCTGAGGAAAGCAGAGACAAGGCCTCTTTCCTGGAGATCTCTTTTTCGAAAGCGATCAACTGGTTTCGACCGTCTTCGATCTCGTTTTGAAGTTTTTGGATATTTTCATTCAGCAGTTTTATCTGGTGGCGCACGAAGGCTTCAGCGCCGCGGCCGGTGACGGCTTCAACGCGCCTGAGACCGGCGCCAACCGAAGATTCCGACGTCACTTTGAAGAAACCAATCTCGCCGGTAGATTTGATGTGGGTGCCGCCGCAGAGTTCGGCGGACACCTGCTTGTCGGCGCCGATGGACAGGACCCTCACCGTGTCTCCGTATTTTTCACCGAAGAGAGCGGTGACGCCGGTTTTCAAGGCCTGCTGGTAGCCGGTCTCAACGGCGGCAACCGGATGATTTTCACGAATGTGGTCGTTGATGATGTCCTCGACGCGGGCTAGCTCCTCCGCGGAAACAGCCTTCAAGTGCGAGAAGTCGAAGCGCAGCCTGTCAGGGTCCACTACAGAGCCCCGCTGCTGAACGTGCTGACCCAAAACCTCCCGCAGGGCGGCCTGGAGGAGGTGGGTCGCCGTATGGTTGCGGGCGATATCGTAACGCCGCGCCACATCGACTTTGGCAAGCGCGTCGTCGCCGATCTCGATCTGTCCCCGGCTCAAATAACCCTGGTGCAATACCACACCGGGTGAGAGAGCGACGGTATTGGTGACGATGAATGAACTTTCGCCCGAAGTGATCTCGCCGGTATCGCCGACCTGGCCGCCCATTTCCGCGTAAAAGGCGGTCTTATCCAGGATCAAACCGCCTTCCTCGCCTTCACGGATGACATCGGCGTTAGAATTGTTTATCAGTATCCCGTCGACGGTAGCGTACTGCGACAGGGTATCGTAACCGGTAAAGCAGGTGGGGTTGAAGGTGTGACGGGCGTGGGCATCCTTATGCAGTTCGAACCTGTGAGAAGCGCGGGCTTTTTCCTTCTGCAGAGCCATTTCATGGTTGAAACCCTCGGTATCGACTTCGAAACCGGCGCCGGAGGCGATTTCGGAGGTCAGGTCGAGAGGGAAACCGTAGGTGTCGTATAGCTTGAAAGCCTGTTCGCCGGTGATCTTGCGCCTGAGCTGAGCTTCTTCCGAAGCCATCATCTCTTCAAGAAGGCGCATGCCGGTAAACAGGGTCTCGGCGAAACGCGACTCTTCCCGGGCGACAAGCTCAGTGATAAAGTTGCGGCGGGCCGACAGCTCGGGGTAGACCGGGCTCATGCGCTCGATCACCGTTTCGATCAACGGCACCATGAAAGGTTTATCCAAGCCCAAATTGCGACCGAACAAGGCCGTCCTCCGGAGTAATCGCCGCAGAACGTACCCACGGCCTTCATTGGACGGGATGACGCCGTCGGCGATCAGGAAAGAGATGCTGCGGGAATGCTCCGCCACGATGCGCATGGCGCGGTCGATCTCCGGGCTGGAACCGTATTTCTTGCCCGAAACCATTGCCACTTTATCAAGGAGATAATCGAACCGGTCGGTCTGATAGACGCTGGATTTATTTTGCATAATTGTAGTCAGCCGTTCCAGCCCCATCCCGGTGTCGATACTCGGATTCTTCAGGGGGATCCTGGCTCCAGCCTTGTCCTGGTCGAATTGGACGAATA
It contains:
- the ruvX gene encoding Holliday junction resolvase RuvX; protein product: MLERIIGLDVGDKWLGVALSDPMGIIARPLVVLERRDDFSDSETVIKLVNEYQAGKVVIGLPRLMSGHIGNQAEHVQHFASQVASLTDVPVLFQDERFSTADAQEIMKTNRKKKKAFFKQRDDAVAAAVILQDFLDQNRPAGGFS
- the alaS gene encoding alanine--tRNA ligase, which translates into the protein MPFTGDQLRALFLEYFAEKTHKILPSSSLIPHGDPTLLLTTAGMVQFKPYFLGKEKPPAPRLTTCQKCFRTTDIDSVGDASHLTFFEMLGNFSIGDYFKKEAIDFAWEFVTQRLKIPADRLWTTVYLDDDEAVRFWQAKGVPDNRIVRLGEKDNFWGPAGDSGPCGPCSEIHYDFGESVGCRQPDCGPACKCGRFCEIWNLVFVQFDQDKAGARIPLKNPSIDTGMGLERLTTIMQNKSSVYQTDRFDYLLDKVAMVSGKKYGSSPEIDRAMRIVAEHSRSISFLIADGVIPSNEGRGYVLRRLLRRTALFGRNLGLDKPFMVPLIETVIERMSPVYPELSARRNFITELVAREESRFAETLFTGMRLLEEMMASEEAQLRRKITGEQAFKLYDTYGFPLDLTSEIASGAGFEVDTEGFNHEMALQKEKARASHRFELHKDAHARHTFNPTCFTGYDTLSQYATVDGILINNSNADVIREGEEGGLILDKTAFYAEMGGQVGDTGEITSGESSFIVTNTVALSPGVVLHQGYLSRGQIEIGDDALAKVDVARRYDIARNHTATHLLQAALREVLGQHVQQRGSVVDPDRLRFDFSHLKAVSAEELARVEDIINDHIRENHPVAAVETGYQQALKTGVTALFGEKYGDTVRVLSIGADKQVSAELCGGTHIKSTGEIGFFKVTSESSVGAGLRRVEAVTGRGAEAFVRHQIKLLNENIQKLQNEIEDGRNQLIAFEKEISRKEALSLLSSARDINGGKLLIASVGEASLETLRDMADILRDRLAPALIVLGSSHADKPVFLCVVAPELVSMGYHAGNIIKKMSEIAGGGGGGRPNLAQGGGRDVSKLPAALDAVNQFIK